A single region of the Jaculus jaculus isolate mJacJac1 chromosome 15, mJacJac1.mat.Y.cur, whole genome shotgun sequence genome encodes:
- the Scamp4 gene encoding secretory carrier-associated membrane protein 4 isoform X4: protein MAGKENNFPPLPHFVPLKPCFYQDFADEIPIEHQVLVKRIYRLWMFYCATLGVNLIACLAWWIARRSGANFGLAFVWLLLFTPCSYVCWFRPAYKAFRADSSFNFMAFFFIFGAQFILTVIQAIGFSGWGACGWLAAIGFFQVNVGAAVIMLIPAIMFSISAVTMAIVIMKVHRIYRGAGGSFQKAQTEWSSGTWRNPPSREAQFNNFSGNSLPEYPTVPSYPASGGQWP, encoded by the exons GAAAGGAGAACAACTTCCCGcccctgccccactttgtgccccTGAAGCCGTGCTTCTACCAGGACTTTGCTGACGAGATTCCCATCGAGCACCAGGTGCTGGTGAAGAGGATCTACCGCCTGTGGATGT TTTACTGTGCCACTCTTGGGGTGAACCTCATTGCCTGCCTGGCCTGGTGGATCGCTAGACGCAGTGGGGCCAACTTCGGCCTGGCCTTCGTCTGGCTGCTGCTCTTTACCCCCTGCAGCTACGTATGTTGGTTCCGGCCCGCCTATAAGGCCTTCCG AGCCGACAGCTCCTTCAACTTCATGGCATTCTTCTTCATCTTCGGGGCCCAGTTCATCTTGACTGTCATCCAGGCCATCGGCTTCTCAGGGTGGGGCGCATG tggctggctggCGGCCATTGGATTCTTTCAGGTCAATGTTGGGGCTGCAGTGATCATGCTGATCCCAGCCATCATGTTCTCCATCTCAGCAGTGACAATGGCCATAGTGATCATGAAG GTGCACAGGATCTACCGTGGAGCTGGTGGAAGTTTCCAGAAGGCACAGACTGAATGGAGCTCAGGGACCTGGCGGAACCCACCATCACGAGAAGCCCAGTTTAACAACTTTTCTGGGAACAGCCTGCCTGAATACCCCACAGTCCCCAGCTACCCAGCCAGTGGTGGCCAGTGGCCATAG